From a region of the Haematobia irritans isolate KBUSLIRL chromosome 4, ASM5000362v1, whole genome shotgun sequence genome:
- the LOC142236264 gene encoding inactive ubiquitin carboxyl-terminal hydrolase MINDY-4B — protein sequence MATQFKAQGGIAITPELAMELRQLVFGTCAIPMRAEWTQTPFIFGSPKEEYAYGLRSSRNATRGLLSVVQGFVVKNLLFGRKTTRAAAMADPLSPTVDMQRDALVSALIEILRLIADKDKVIMVLPSPDECFVDHSALYFHDGVTEKLYIFTLNQNEELEMFIKRNYKVFTEEDSPGTLLFLYSAVLTRTMGRVRSDLDSTKTVPLTMSNNEEGSLMIVTLLLTGRATPYIHNGVVNVGDESSYAVPQYGILSRCSIGLLLWENESGQSSLVVRQPGSRLKTPNYPIWITLCGGHYGVMFNRNADLLRNYHAESRFDLYYYSCSGREILLTIDNRSYNDQALGMLERQMSTAESTPLSGKPKEDSGKDEVKEELAVNTPLQKLIHTKWEEAQVRFHAQPSTLSYLFNTQQ from the exons ATGGCAACACAATTTAAAGCACAAGGTGGTATTGCCATAACACCAGAATTGGCCAtg GAACTAAGACAATTGGTATTTGGTACTTGTGCCATTCCCATGAGAGCTGAATGGACTCAAACCCCTTTCATTTTTGGCTCACCTAAAGAAGAGTATGCCTATGGCCTAAGATCTTCTCGAAATGCTACACGAGGCCTTTTGTCTGTGGTACAAGGATTTGtggtaaaaaatttactatttggACGTAAGACCACTAGAGCAGCAGCCATGGCAGA TCCTTTATCACCCACTGTGGATATGCAAAGAGATGCCTTGGTTTCAgcattaatagaaattttgcgtCTTATAGCCGATAAGGATAAAGTGATTATGGTATTACCCTCACCAGATGAATGTTTTGTTGATCATAGTGCATTGTATTTTCACGATGGTGTAACTGAAAAG CTTTACATTTTCACCTTAAATCAAAATGAAGAGTtggaaatgtttatcaaaagaAATTACAAAGTG TTTACGGAAGAAGATTCGCCAGGGACCTTGTTATTCTTGTATAGCGCTGTACTAACCCGCACTATGGGTCG tgttcgCAGTGATCTGGATTCAACCAAAACGGTTCCATTGACCATGAGTAACAATGAAGAGGGTTCACTAATGATTGTAACTCTTCTTCTAACGGGTCGAGCAACACCCTACATACATAATGGTGTGGTTAATGTTGGCGATGAAAGCAGTTAT GCTGTTCCTCAATATGGTATACTAAGTCGCTGCTCCATTGGTTTACTTCTATGGGAAAACGAAAGTGGTCAG AGTTCCTTGGTGGTTCGACAACCTGGTTCTCGTTTGAAAACTCCCAACTATCCCATTTGGATTACGTTGTGTGGTGGCCATTATGGTGTAATGTTTAATCGTAATGCTGATCTTCTAAGAAATTATCATGCAGAATCACGTTTTGATTTATACTACTATAGTTGTTCGGGTCGTGAGATTTTATTGACCATTGATAATCGTTCGTATAATGATCAGGCTCTGGGTATGCTGGAACGGCAAATGTCTACAGCAGAAAGCACTCCCCTATCGGGAAAACCTAAAGAGGATAGTGGCAAAGATGAGGTGAAGGAGGAGTTGGCCGTTAATACACCTTTGCAAAAACTCATACATACCAAATGGGAAGAGGCTCAAGTACGTTTCCATGCCCAACCCTCAACATTGAGTTATTTATTCAATACTCAACAGTAA
- the Ir75d gene encoding ionotropic receptor 75d produces MKLVSVLLEFIIYVVIFKSLAFGKISLADQLHLNQIVYEYFKFHGVRTMNLIECSANGSASFLDMRFLLLHFMEEHVPVRFWSGVNYLNESQQRSQNSFKSNYSVGRRPLNLKLESLAHKTGVVLNCFSSPCGLNVLSWSADSEHNYFTTNRFWLLITDDYHNLQELEENDIFLSPDSEVKVLLISKNLESFSLFDIYKVAADKILMVNEVVADFKSIAQLIKSLQKYRSAISHRENLEGITFNTGLVIAFPDMFTNIEDVSMRHIDTISKVNNRITLELANKLNMKFNTHQMDNYGWRQPNGSFDGLMGMFQRNELDFGQMAIFMRLDRIDLCDFVAETFRIRAGVMFRQPPLSAVANIFALPFEIDVWIGIFFLILFTIFVFGLELHYSPYAHNMNFWDGVVFVWGALCQQGFHLSFANRSGRMIIFTTFVATLFFFTSFSANIVALLQSPSEAIHTLHDLSQSPLEIGVQDTVYNKIYFNETTDPVTRQLYHKKIAPKGESVYMRPLVGMEKIRTGLFAYQVELQAGYQIISDTFSEPEKCGLKELEPFQLPMLGVPTRKNFPYKELFRRQLRWQREVGLMNREERKWFPQKPKCEGGVGGFVSIGITECRYALAMFGYGVVLAVIIFCCEFLSKISLNVLKILKRSNEWTFILRKINSFFLRMKFAVAALVFIIFGNALKSSISFAEMSRPDQLQINQILHEYFKFHGVRTMNLIKCSTNKKASLMDLKILTSHLLEQNVPVRFWSGFDYQRESPQTLLYANSKSLQHNVSSGRHPLNIKFESLAHKTGMVLDSFSSSCGLNFLSWSAASEHYYFTTNRFWLLITDDHNDLEKLNEHDIFLPPDSEIKVLLISKDLKTFSLFDIYKVAADKALIVNEVVGDFQNVSQLIASLQKYGSVISYRENLEGITFKTGLVIAYPDMFTNIEDLSLRHFDIFSKVNHRITLELANKLNMKFNTHQMDNYGWRKPNGSFDGLMGMFQRNELDFGQMAIFMRLDRIALCDFVAETFRIRAGVMFRQPPLSAVANIFAMPFESDVWLSICLLILFTIFVFAMELHFSPNGHDMNFWDGVAFVWGAICQQGFYQSFGNRSGRIIFFTTFVATLFLFTSFSANIVALLQSPSEAIHTLNDLNKSPLEIGVQDTIYNKIYFNESTDPVTRQLYHKKIAPKGENVYMTPLVGMEKIRTGLFAYQVELQTGYQIISDTFSEPEKCGLKELEPFQLPMVGIPTRKNFPYKELFRRQLRWQREVGLMKREERKWLPQKPKCEGGVGGFFSIGITECRYAFAMFGYGVFLAGIIFCCELTIKIFFKVVRKLKKNTSET; encoded by the exons ATGAAGCTTGTTTCAGTATTGCTAGAGTTTATAATTTATGTTGTTATTTTCAAATCCCTtgcatttgggaaaatatccctTGCAGATCAACTTCATTTGAATCAAATTGTATacgaatatttcaaatttcatggtgTTCGTACGATGAATTTAATTGAATGTTCTGCAAATGGAAGTG CTTCTTTCTTGGATATGAGGTTTCTTCTCTTACATTTTATGGAAGAACATGTACCAGTGCGTTTCTGGTCTGGtgtcaattatttaaatgaatcacAACAGAGATCTCAAAATTCATTCAAATCAAACTATAGTGTTGGAAGACGCCCACTAAATCTTAAATTAGAATCGTTAGCCCATAAGACCGGAGTTGTTTTAAATTGCTTTAGTAGCCCATGTGGTTTGAATGTTTTGAGCTGGAGTGCTGACTCCGAACATAATTATTTTACCACTAACCGTTTTTGGCTATTGATAACGGATGATTACCATAATTTGCAGGAGTTGGAAGAAAATGATATTTTTCTGTCACCCGATAGTGAAGTGAAAGTTCTACTGATATCCAAAAACTTGGAATCATTCTCTCTTTTcgatatctacaaagtggcggccgataaaattttgatggtaAATGAAGTTGTGGCAGATTTCAAGAGTATAGCACAGCTTATAAAAAGTTTGCAGAAATATAGATCAGCTATATCGCATCGTGAGAATTTGGAAGGTATAACTTTTAATACTGGTTTGGTAATAGCATTTCCCGATATGTTCACCAACATTGAAGATGTATCCATGCGACATATTGATACAATTTCCAAAGTTAATAATCGTATAACCCTGGAATTGGCTAATAAGTTGAATATGAA ATTTAATACGCATCAAATGGATAACTATGGATGGCGTCAACCAAATGGTTCATTCGATGGTTTAATGGGTATGTTCCAGCGTAACGAATTGGATTTTGGCCAAATGGCAATTTTTATGCGTTTAGATCGTATAGACCTTTGCGATTTTGTCGCCGAAACTTTTCGCATACGAGCCGGAGTTATGTTCCGTCAGCCACCCTTATCGGCTGTGGCCAATATCTTTGCATTGCCATTTGAAATCGATGTATGGAttggaattttctttttgatattATTTACGATATTTGTATTTGGATTGGAATTGCATTATTCACCCTATGCCCACAATATGAATTTTTGGGATGGTGTTGTGTTTGTCTGGGGAGCATTGTGTCAGCAAGGATTTCATCTATCGTTTGCCAATCGTTCGGGTCGTATgataattttcacaacatttgtgGCGACATTATTTTTCTTCACATCGTTCTCAGCAAATATCGTGGCCTTATTACAAAGTCCCTCGGAGGCTATTCATACGTTACATGACCTTAGTCAATCTCCTTTGGAAATTGGAGTGCAGGATAcggtttataataaaatttactttaat GAAACCACTGATCCTGTGACCCGACAATTATATCACAAGAAAATTGCTCCCAAAGGCGAAAGTGTATATATGCGTCCGTTGGTGGGCATGGAAAAAATACGCACTGGCCTTTTTGCCTATCAAGTGGAATTACAGGCAGGCTATCAAATTATTAGTGATACATTTAGTGAACCCGAAAAGTGTGGACTCAAAGAACTGGAACCATTTCAATTACCCATGCTTGGTGTACCAACTCGCAAGAATTTTCCCTACAAAGAATTATTTCGTCGCCA ATTACGTTGGCAACGTGAAGTTGGTCTAATGAATCGCGAGGAACGCAAATGGTTCCCCCAGAAACCTAAATGTGAGGGAGGTGTTGGTGGCTTCGTCTCGATTGGAATTACAGAGTGTCGTTATGCCTTAGCTATGTTTGGCTATGGTGTAGTTCTAgctgttataattttttgttgtgaatttttgtccaaaatatCCCTCAATGTTCTAAAGATCTTGAAAAGGAGCAATGAATG GACATTTATTCTTCGgaaaataaattctttttttttaagaatgaaGTTTGCAGTTGCAGCACTGGTATTCATAATTTTTGGTAACGCTTTGAAATCATCCATTTCTTTTGCCGAAATGTCTAGGCCTGATCAATTgcaaattaatcaaattttacatgaatatttcaaatttcatggtgTACGTACcatgaatttaattaaatgttccACAAATAAGAAAG CTTCTTTGATGGATCTAAAGATACTTACATCACATTTGTTAGAACAAAATGTTCCTGTACGTTTTTGGTCGGGATTTGATTATCAACGGGAATCACCACAAACTCTTTTATATGCAAATTCAAAGTCATtgcaacacaatgttagttctGGAAGGCATcctctaaatataaaatttgaatcgTTAGCCCATAAGACCGGTATGGTATTAGACTCCTTTAGTAGCTCATGTGGCTTGAATTTTTTGAGCTGGAGTGCTGCCTCAGAACATTATTATTTTACCACTAACCGTTTTTGGCTATTGATAACGGATGACCATAATGATTTGGAGAAGCTAAATGAACACGATATTTTTCTACCACCCGATAGTGAAATAAAAGTTCTATTGATATCCAAAGATTTGAAAACATTCTCCCTTTTtgatatctacaaagtggcagCCGATAAAGCTTTAATAGTAAATGAAGTTGTAGGCGATTTCCAGAATGTATCACAGCTTATTGCGAGTTTACAGAAATATGGATCAGTCATATCATATCGTGAGAATTTGGAAGGCATAACTTTTAAAACTGGTCTGGTAATAGCATATCCTGATATGTTCACAAATATTGAAGATCTATCCTTGcggcattttgatatattttctaAAGTCAATCATCGCATAACGCTGGAATTGGCCAATAAGCTTAATATGAA ATTTAATACCCATCAAATGGATAACTATGGATGGCGTAAACCAAATGGTTCATTCGATGGCCTCATGGGTATGTTCCAGCGTAACGAATTGGATTTTGGCCAAATGGCAATTTTTATGCGTTTGGATCGTATAGCCCTTTGTGATTTTGTCGCTGAAACTTTTCGCATACGAGCCGGAGTTATGTTCCGTCAGCCACCCTTATCGGCTGTGGCCAATATCTTTGCTATGCCCTTTGAAAGTGATGTATGGCTTTCAATTTGCCTTTTGATACTATTTACGATATTTGTTTTTGCCATGGAATTGCATTTCTCACCTAATGGTCATGATATGAATTTTTGGGATGGTGTGGCATTTGTCTGGGGAGCAATTTGTCAACAGGGATTCTATCAATCATTTGGCAATCGTTCGGGTCGTATTATTTTCTTTACGACTTTTGTAGCGACACTATTTTTATTCACATCATTTTCTGCAAATATTGTGGCTCTATTGCAAAGTCCCTCGGAGGCCATACACACCTTGAACGACCTCAATAAATCGCCTTTGGAAATTGGAGTACAGGATacgatttacaataaaatttattttaat GAATCTACTGATCCTGTGACCCGACAattatatcacaaaaaaattgctcCCAAAGGTGAAAATGTATATATGACCCCTTTGGTGGGCATGGAAAAAATACGTACCGGTCTTTTTGCCTATCAAGTGGAATTACAAACAGGCTATCAAATTATTAGTGATACATTTAGTGAACCTGAAAAATGTGGTCTAAAGGAATTGGAACCATTTCAATTACCCATGGTTGGTATACCAACACGTAAGAATTTCCCCTACAAAGAATTATTCCGTCGCCA ATTACGTTGGCAGCGTGAAGTTGGTCTAATGAAACGCGAGGAACGTAAATGGCTCCCCCAGAAACCTAAGTGCGAAGGTGGCGTTGGTGGTTTTTTCTCCATTGGCATTACAGAGTGTCGTTATGCTTTCGCTATGTTTGGATATGGGGTATTTCTGGCTGGCATAATTTTTTGCTGTGAgcttactataaaaatattcttcaaaGTTGTTAGGAAACTCAAGAAAAACACATCAGAAACATAA